A single genomic interval of Noviherbaspirillum cavernae harbors:
- a CDS encoding protein-glutamate methylesterase/protein-glutamine glutaminase has translation MKIKVLIVDDSALIRSVMKEIIGKQPDMEVVGVAPDPIVARELIKQTNPDVLTLDVEMPRMDGLDFLEKLMRLRPMPVVMVSSLTERGSEITLRALELGAVDFVTKPKLSIQSGMLEYTELITDKIRAAARARVKARTVASAEHARTATDALPLIRNPLTSSEKLIIIGASTGGTEAIKEFLMQMPSDCPGILITQHMPEGFTRSFAKRLDSICKISVNEAAGGERVLPGHAFIAPGHSHLQLARSGANYVTQLDQGPPVNRHRPSVDVLFGSAARCAGKNAVGVILTGMGKDGAAGMLEMKNAGAYNFAQDEASCVVFGMPREAIAVGATHEVGPLQELPRMVLEHLAANSSRALRV, from the coding sequence CGGCGTTGCACCCGATCCGATCGTCGCGCGGGAACTGATCAAGCAAACCAACCCCGATGTACTGACGCTCGACGTGGAAATGCCGCGCATGGACGGCCTCGATTTCCTTGAAAAGCTGATGCGCCTGCGGCCGATGCCGGTCGTCATGGTGTCGTCGCTGACAGAGCGCGGCTCGGAAATCACGCTGCGTGCGCTGGAGCTTGGCGCGGTGGATTTCGTGACGAAGCCGAAGCTGTCGATTCAGAGCGGCATGCTCGAATATACCGAGCTGATCACCGACAAGATCAGGGCTGCGGCAAGAGCGCGCGTCAAGGCGCGTACCGTTGCGTCCGCCGAGCATGCCAGGACTGCCACTGACGCATTGCCGTTGATTCGCAACCCGCTGACCAGTAGCGAAAAGCTGATCATCATCGGCGCGTCCACCGGCGGCACCGAAGCGATCAAGGAGTTCCTGATGCAGATGCCGTCGGACTGCCCCGGCATCCTGATCACGCAGCACATGCCGGAGGGTTTCACGCGTTCCTTCGCGAAGCGGCTCGACAGCATCTGCAAGATTTCGGTCAACGAAGCGGCCGGGGGCGAGCGGGTATTGCCGGGACATGCGTTCATCGCGCCCGGCCACTCGCACCTGCAGCTTGCTCGCAGCGGCGCGAACTACGTGACGCAGCTCGACCAGGGGCCGCCGGTCAATCGACACAGGCCTTCGGTCGATGTGCTGTTCGGCTCGGCGGCGCGTTGCGCAGGGAAGAACGCTGTCGGCGTGATCCTGACCGGCATGGGCAAGGATGGCGCGGCCGGCATGCTGGAGATGAAGAATGCCGGCGCATACAATTTTGCGCAGGATGAAGCCTCGTGCGTGGTGTTCGGCATGCCGCGCGAAGCCATCGCCGTCGGCGCGACACATGAGGTAGGGCCGCTACAGGAATTGCCGCGCATGGTGCTGGAGCATCTCGCCGCCAACAGCAGTCGTGCGCTGCGTGTTTGA
- the cheY gene encoding chemotaxis response regulator CheY, with amino-acid sequence MADPKTKFLVVDDFSTMRRIVRNLLKELGYTNVDEAEDGAMALSKLRSEPFDFVISDWNMPVMDGLTMLQTIRADAALSKLPVLMVTAEAKKENIIAAAQAGANGYVVKPFTAATLDEKLSKIFEKMSAGA; translated from the coding sequence ATGGCTGATCCGAAAACAAAATTCTTGGTTGTCGACGATTTCTCGACCATGCGTCGCATCGTCCGCAATTTGCTCAAGGAATTGGGATACACAAACGTAGACGAAGCCGAAGACGGGGCCATGGCGCTTTCCAAACTCAGGAGCGAACCGTTCGACTTCGTGATTTCGGACTGGAACATGCCGGTCATGGATGGCTTGACGATGCTGCAAACCATTCGCGCCGATGCCGCGCTGTCCAAGCTGCCGGTGCTGATGGTCACGGCAGAGGCGAAGAAGGAAAACATCATCGCGGCAGCACAGGCCGGTGCGAACGGGTATGTCGTCAAGCCGTTCACGGCCGCCACACTGGATGAAAAGCTCTCCAAGATTTTCGAAAAGATGAGCGCGGGCGCC